In Planktothrix serta PCC 8927, a single window of DNA contains:
- the pap gene encoding polyphosphate:AMP phosphotransferase — MLDTLDLTLSLDKESYKTQIEALMKELRSLQQTCRDKKLPIIIVLEGWAAAGKGGLVKKMVGYMDPRGFTVHPIWPPTNEESRYPFLRRFWQKLPPQGSIGIFYHSWYTHVLEERLFGRVSEAEVPMAMRQINAFERQLVDDGVAMAKFWIHLSKKELKQRLKKSSEDELEAWRVRPEDWKQAKNYDTYCTLAEEMVIHTGTGSAPWTLVEGDCKRWARVKVLSTMVASIKEALDRLHIQVPPVFTTPQNHLEPTEPNPLAAVNLKSAFASDDYKIQLRHQQANLGQLQQTLYQQQIPILALFEGWDAAGKGGAIKRLTDILDPRSYEVNTFAAPTDEEKAHHYLWRFWRRLPPAGKLGVFDRSWYGRVLVERVEGFATELEWRRAYQEINEFEEQLTSAGYVLVKFWLHIDQEEQLKRFQERQDNPYKLHKLTEEDWRNREKWPLYEVASNQMIQRTHTPNAPWTLVAANDKYYARVKVIETVVEAIRHHLKHR; from the coding sequence CATTATCGCTGGATAAAGAAAGCTACAAAACCCAGATAGAAGCCTTAATGAAGGAGTTGCGATCGCTTCAACAGACCTGCCGAGATAAAAAATTACCGATTATTATTGTCTTAGAAGGGTGGGCTGCGGCTGGAAAAGGCGGACTGGTCAAGAAAATGGTGGGATATATGGACCCGAGGGGGTTTACCGTTCATCCCATTTGGCCCCCAACCAATGAAGAATCCCGCTATCCCTTCCTGCGACGGTTTTGGCAGAAATTGCCTCCTCAAGGCAGTATTGGCATTTTTTACCACAGTTGGTATACCCATGTTTTAGAAGAGCGTTTGTTTGGACGGGTTTCAGAAGCTGAAGTCCCTATGGCGATGCGACAAATTAACGCCTTTGAACGCCAACTGGTGGACGATGGGGTAGCGATGGCAAAATTTTGGATACATTTGAGTAAAAAAGAACTCAAACAACGGCTGAAAAAATCTTCAGAAGATGAGTTAGAAGCTTGGCGGGTACGTCCTGAAGATTGGAAACAGGCGAAAAATTATGATACCTATTGTACCTTAGCCGAAGAAATGGTGATTCATACCGGGACAGGTTCGGCTCCCTGGACATTGGTGGAGGGAGATTGTAAACGCTGGGCCAGGGTTAAGGTATTATCAACGATGGTGGCATCGATTAAAGAAGCCTTAGACCGTTTGCATATACAGGTACCTCCTGTATTTACAACACCCCAAAACCATTTAGAACCCACCGAACCGAACCCCCTAGCGGCGGTTAATCTCAAATCTGCCTTCGCATCCGATGACTATAAAATACAGTTACGTCATCAACAAGCAAATTTAGGTCAACTGCAACAAACCCTCTATCAACAACAAATTCCTATTTTAGCTTTATTTGAAGGCTGGGATGCGGCTGGCAAGGGGGGAGCCATTAAACGGTTAACGGATATTTTAGATCCCCGGAGTTATGAAGTAAATACCTTTGCTGCACCTACAGATGAAGAGAAAGCTCATCATTATTTATGGCGGTTTTGGCGACGCTTACCTCCGGCGGGTAAATTGGGAGTATTTGACCGCAGTTGGTATGGTCGGGTTTTAGTCGAACGAGTTGAAGGCTTTGCGACCGAATTAGAATGGCGACGAGCTTATCAAGAAATTAATGAATTTGAGGAACAGTTAACCAGCGCTGGCTATGTGTTAGTAAAATTTTGGTTACATATTGATCAAGAAGAACAGTTGAAACGCTTTCAGGAACGCCAAGACAACCCCTATAAATTACATAAACTCACGGAAGAAGATTGGCGTAACCGGGAAAAATGGCCCTTGTATGAAGTAGCCTCTAATCAAATGATTCAACGTACCCATACCCCCAATGCTCCTTGGACATTAGTAGCTGCTAATGATAAATATTATGCCCGTGTTAAAGTCATTGAAACCG